The Tautonia plasticadhaerens nucleotide sequence GCGAGCAGCTCTCCGTGCTCGACCTCAAGGTCGACCCCGTCGAGCACGGGGACCGGCTCCCGGCCCTTGCGGTAGGTCTTGGACAGGCCGAAGGTCGAGAGGTGGGGGTCCATCGGGGCCTCCGGTGGGTAGGTGGAAGGGATTTCACTCGGAGTCGCGGGGGAGAGGAGTAGGACGGAGCGGGGAGCACTGGCGGTCCCGAGGGCCGGGCCGATCACGCGAGCCTCGGAGCAGGGGGGAAGGGTCGCGGTCCCCCCGATTCCTCTGCGGCTTGCGTCCTGCGAGGGATCCCCTCCCATCCCGGCTACTCGTAACGCAAGGCCCTGACCGGGTGCATCCTCGCCGCCCGCTGCGCCGGCCAGACGCTGGCGGCGACGGCGATCAGCAGCGTCCCGCCGACGATCCAGGCGACGGTCATCGGCTCGACCAGGGTCGGGATCTCGGGGAAATAGTAGATCGAGTCGTCGAAGACCTCCCGGCCGGTGATGACGCTCAGGCCGTCCTCGATCTCGTTGATGTACTTGACGAACAGCAGCCCGCCGGTCATGCCGACGAGGCTGCCGACCATCCCCAGCGTGAGCCCGTAGGCGAGGAAGATGCCCCGGATGCCGGAGTCGGAGGCCCCCAGCGCCTTGAGGATGCCGATGTCCTTGGTCTTCTCCACCACGATCATCGAGAAGATGCCGAGGATGCCGAACCCGGCCACGGCGATGATGAAGAAGAGCAGGATGTTCAGGATGTTCTGCTCCACCTGCACCGCCGCCAACAGCGGGCCCTGCTTCTGTTCCCAGGTGGAGGTCAGGAACCGGGTCGGCCACTTCTGCTCCAGCTTCACCCGGATGGCCTGGGCGACCTGCTCCAGGTCGGCGCCGGGGCGGGCCTTCACCTGGATCTGGTTGACGAAGCCGTCCTGGCCCCGGAGGAACTGGAGCCGCTCGATGGGGACGAAGACCTGCATCGAGTCGTACTCGCTCATCCCGCTCTTGAAGTAGCTGACGACGGTGAACTCGCCCGTCTTTGCCTCGGGCGTCTTCCCGGCGGAGGGGAAGTGGAGGATGACCTTCGATCCCTCGGGGGCGATGTACATGTCCTCCCCCGTCTCGGGGCGGTGGACGGTGCCCAGGGCGAAGCCGAGGATCATGCCGTCGGCGGGGACGAGGTTCTCCAGGTCCTGCTCGAGGATGTCCTTGAACGGGTTGTCGGCCTCGGTCTCCTGGTAGACCTGGCCGAGGTAGGTGTTCAGCCGGTGCTCGTCGGGGACGTGGAAGGTCGGCTCGGCCGGGGCTGGCTGGTCCTGACCCTCCCGAGGCTGGTGGTAGAGGTACTCGGCGAACTCGCTGACCCGGGCCCGGTCCTGGGGACGGACGCCGATGATCTGGACCTCCCTGGTCAAGTGCTCTCCGCCGCCGACCGGGATCATCGCGTAGCCGAAGAGCTGGAGCGACGGGGCGAGGGCCTCGACGTCGTCGCCGACGGCCTCCTCGATCGCCGCCATGACCTCGTCGGGGTTGTCGAAGCCGTTGAGGCTGAACGACTCGACGATGATGTCGGAGAGCGTGCCGTGCAGCCGCTCCTGCATCATCGTCGAGAACCCGGCCATGACCGAGTTGACCACGATCATCGTCGCCACGCCGAGCATGACGCTGATGATGCTCGCCAGCGCGATGTATCGGGTGCGCAAATAGCGCCAGCAGAGCAGATACTTGTACATGATCGGGCGTCTCCATACGCCTGGCGGTCGATTCAGGGACGAGGACCTTCGATCGGCGGGGCGATTATCTGCGCTTCGTTTTCTACCTGCTCAACTCGAACGACCCTGTCGACGTAGTATTGACCAGGAGCGGGTCCGTTGCCCGTGGGAATCGTGTACCCATCGACGGCCGGTGAGGGATAGGAGAACCCCGAGAAGCTACGGCTGCGCATGAGATCGAGGCTGTGGAACCTCACCGACGGGGATCCGCCCGCGATCATCGTGTCGGCCGAGGGCGGCGGTGGGGGCAGGGTGCTTCCGTCTCGCTCGATGAGATTGCCGCTGATCCCGCCAAACAACATGGTCACGCCGATCCGGCCGAGGCGAACCGAGTTGGCTACCCGGCTGTCCTCTTGAACGGCCTCGGATGAACGGGCCAGGGTGGTCGAATTCGTCGCGACCGGGGCGGCGAGGACGACCATCCAAACCAGAGACCGACGGATCACTCGGAGAGACATGGGGACCTCCGTGCCCGGTGAATCGACTCGAATCGACGCTCGCCGGTGCCTGGAATTGGACGCTTATCCGCCCCCGCTTCCCTGGCCCTGGGGTCGGAGCAGCGGGAAGAGGATCACGTCCCGGATGCTCGGCCGGTCGAGCAGGAGCATGCAGAGGCGGTCGATGCCGATGCCGAGGCCTCCGGCGGGGGGCATGGCGTGCTTCAGGGCCTTGATGAAGTCGTCGTCCATCTTGGCCATCGACTCGTCCTCGGGCAGCCCGGCGAGCTGCTGCCGGAAGAGTTGCTCCTGGAGGTTCGGGTCGTTCAGCTCGGTGTAGGCGTTGGCCAGCTCCATGCCGAGCACGAACAACTCGAACCGCTCGGCGACCTCGGGGTGACCGGCCTTCCGCTTGGTCAGCGGGCAGAGCGGGGCGGGGTAGTCGATCACGAAGACCGGGCCGGTGAGCCTGTCCTCGACGGACTCCTCGAACAGTTCCCCGAGGATGACGACCGGGTCCTTGCCGGCGGTCTGGAGGCCGAGGGACTCGGCCTTCGCCTTCACGGCGACGGGGTCGGTCGGGTCGACCCCGGCGTGTTCCCGGACCAGCTCGTGATACGTCCTGCGAGGCCAGGGGGGGGTGAAGTCGACGGTGACGGGGGCGATCTCCCCCTCGGAGCCGACGTGGATGGTGCGGGCGTAATTCCCGTCGACGGCGTCGATGGCGCCGCAGAGGATGGCCTCGGTCAGGTCCATCATGCTGTGGTAGTCGCCGTAGGCCTGATAGGCCTCCATCATCGTGAACTCGGGGTTGTGCTTGCGGCTGATCCCCTCGTTGCGGTAGACGCGTCCCAGCTCGAAGACGCGCTCCATGCCGCCCACGAGCAGGCGCTTCAGGTGCAGCTCGAGGGCGATCCGCAGGTACAGGTCGATGTCGAGCGCGTTGTGATGCGTCGTGAACGGCCGGGCGGCGGCGCCCCCGGCGATCGACTGCATCGTGGGTCCCTCGATCTCGACGAAGCCCCGGGATTCGAGCGTGCGACGGATCGCCGAGACGATCTTCGAGCGGCCGAGGAAGGTCTGGAGGCTCTCGGGGTTGCTGAACAGGTCGAGGTAGCGCATCCGGCTGCGCGCCTCGACGTCGGTCAGGCCGTGCCACTTCTCGGGGGGCGGGAGCAGGCTCTTGCCGAGGAAGGTGAGCGACTCGGCGAAGACGGTCAGCTCGCCGGTCTTCGTGAAGCCGAGCGTGCCGTCGATGCCGAGCAGGTCGGAGAGATCCAACTCCTTCGCGAGCGCCCAGGCCTCGGGGCCGACCTGCTTCTTGCCGACGAAGACCTGGATGCGGCCGGTCCAGTCCCGGAGTTCCAGGAAATGGACGTTCCCCTGGACGCGTCGGAGCATGACCCGGCCGGCGACCCGGACCCGGGGGCCGGGGATCTCGGCGCCGGGCTGGGCGGCCTCGGGCTCCCGGGAGCGGACGGAGGCGATCGACGCGTGGTCGTCGAACCGATGGCCCCAGGGGTCGATCCCCAGGGCCTCGATGCGCCGGAGCTTCTCGGCTCGGACGGATTCCAGGTCGTCGGGCTTCTCCTCGGGCATCCTCGGACCTTCGGTGCGGCGGGGCGATCGGCGTCAACGTAAGATGGAGCGAATTTTAGCCATCCTGCCGGGACGGTCAACGTCAACCGGAATGGCGGGGCGGAGCGAGTCGGCCCGGGGGCCGCCCCGATGACGCTGTTCATGACCGAGATCCACGTCGCGGACCCGGATCGGGCCGCACGATGGTATTCCCGGACGCTCGGCCTCCGGGTGACGCATCGGGACGACCTCAAGGGATTCGTCCTCGTCGAGGCGACCGGTGGCGGGCGAATCGCGCTCACGCGAGGAGAACCGATCCGGGGCTGTCGTCTGGTGTTCCGCGTCGACGACGTCGGCGCGGAGCGCGACCGGTTGCGGGTGCTCGGCGTCGAGGTCACCGAGGTGGCCCACAACGCCGAGGAGCATTACCGCGAAGTGCGCCTGTCCGACCCGGACGGGACGCCGATCACCCTGTTCGCCTGGGCAAACCGCTGACGCGACACCGGGTTGCCGGATCCGAGATGCCCCGGCATCAGGCGGACTGGCCCGTGGCGGCGGCACCGGCCGGGGCGGCGAGGCCGTCCCGGGGGACGAGGAAGCCCAGGTGGTGGGCGCAATGGACCCAGTTCAGCTCCTTCCACTGCGCGACGGTCAGATCCGCCATCGGGTGCGGGCGGGGCAGGGAGGTCGCGTCCCGGGCCCGCTCGATCGTGGCGATGCAGGCGTCGATCAGGGCGGGGTCGTCCGGCCCTCCCGGGGCGGTCGGCACGACCTCCCGGGGGGCGGGGACGCCGGAGATCATCCGGCGGGTCCGGGTGACGTGGCGGGCCATCGGCTCTCCGACGAGCTTGCGGAAGAGCCACGGCAGGCGGCGGTCGACGCCGTCGAGGCCGACCCGGAACGTGGAGGTGAGGTGCTCGCACATCTGGGTCAGGGTCCACTTGCCGAGCATGGTGTAGCCGCCTCCCTGGAGGCGGCGGATCTCGGCGATGACGGCGTCGGCGTCACGGAAGTCGAGCGATCGGCGCCCCATGGGCGACACCCCCCTCGAGTGATCGGATCAGCCTTCGATGGTCGGCAGGACGTAAGGTCCCTTCGGGATGACGGCGACCCGGGCGTCGGGGCCGTATTCGGCGAGCGAGGCGGCCAGGGCGGACTCGACCGTATCTGCGGGCTCGACGAAAAGGCCGGAGAGGGTGTCGGCGGGGAGGCCGTCGGAGACGACCTTGACGCGGGCCTTGCGGCGGACCTTGGCCAGTTCCTCGAGTTGCCACTGGTCGAGGACGAAATAATCCTTCCCGAGGATGCGTTCCATGAAGACCTCCAGCGAGGGATTCTCGCGGAAGAGGCTTTGGAACTCGGGGCTGCCGATGCCCTCGCTCAGGCCGGCGGCGATGATGATCGTGCCCCCCTGCTTGACGATCGGCAGGCAGCCGGTCATCCCCTTCACGGCCTGGTAGAAGGTGGTGTCCAGCGGGTAGCCGGCCGAGCTGGTGACGACCACGTCGACCGCCTCCCGGACCGGGGACTTGACGACGTGCTCGATGAAACGTACCCCTTCGAGGAACGCCTGCTCCATGTCCCCCGCGACGACCGAGGTGATCCGGCGCTGCTTGTCGAGGGTGACGTTGACGATGAAGTCGCACCCGGCCATCCGGGCGATCCTCGTGTTCTCCTCGTGGACGGGGTTGCCTTCGAGGAAGCCGCAGTCGGCCTTGGGGTGTTCCAGGAAGCCGGGTCCGTGCCAGATTTTCACCGTCTCGATCGCGGCGATGCCGGGGCAGATGAGCTTCCGGCCGCCCGAGTAGCCCGCCATCAGGTGGGGCTCGATCAGGCCGGTGGCGATCTTCAAATCGGCGTCGACGTAGCGCGAGTCGATCCAGGCGGGGACCCCCCTGGGGGTGGTGCCGAGGAAGGTGTGCTCCTCGAGGACGGTCCCGCGGTGGTCCTCGACCCGATACTCGCGGGCGATCCGCTCGCCGAGCATCTCGACGCGTTCGGCCTGGGTGCTCGGGCGGTGCAGGCCGGTGGCGACGAGGATCAGGACGTCCTCGCGGGCGATCCCGGCCTCGTGGAGCACCTCGAGCGTGGGGCGGAGGATCGTCTCGTTGGGGACCGGTCGGGTGATGTCGCAGATGAGGATGCAGGCGGTCTTCCGGCCCCGGGCGATCTCCCGGAGGGGGGGGGAACCGATCGGGGCCTCCAGGCCGGCGACGACGGCGGCGTCGGGGTCGTCCAGCGGGGCGACGTCCCGGATCTCCAGGGGGCCGATGACCCGGTCGTCGGGCAGC carries:
- a CDS encoding ABC transporter permease encodes the protein MYKYLLCWRYLRTRYIALASIISVMLGVATMIVVNSVMAGFSTMMQERLHGTLSDIIVESFSLNGFDNPDEVMAAIEEAVGDDVEALAPSLQLFGYAMIPVGGGEHLTREVQIIGVRPQDRARVSEFAEYLYHQPREGQDQPAPAEPTFHVPDEHRLNTYLGQVYQETEADNPFKDILEQDLENLVPADGMILGFALGTVHRPETGEDMYIAPEGSKVILHFPSAGKTPEAKTGEFTVVSYFKSGMSEYDSMQVFVPIERLQFLRGQDGFVNQIQVKARPGADLEQVAQAIRVKLEQKWPTRFLTSTWEQKQGPLLAAVQVEQNILNILLFFIIAVAGFGILGIFSMIVVEKTKDIGILKALGASDSGIRGIFLAYGLTLGMVGSLVGMTGGLLFVKYINEIEDGLSVITGREVFDDSIYYFPEIPTLVEPMTVAWIVGGTLLIAVAASVWPAQRAARMHPVRALRYE
- the lysS gene encoding lysine--tRNA ligase; the encoded protein is MPEEKPDDLESVRAEKLRRIEALGIDPWGHRFDDHASIASVRSREPEAAQPGAEIPGPRVRVAGRVMLRRVQGNVHFLELRDWTGRIQVFVGKKQVGPEAWALAKELDLSDLLGIDGTLGFTKTGELTVFAESLTFLGKSLLPPPEKWHGLTDVEARSRMRYLDLFSNPESLQTFLGRSKIVSAIRRTLESRGFVEIEGPTMQSIAGGAAARPFTTHHNALDIDLYLRIALELHLKRLLVGGMERVFELGRVYRNEGISRKHNPEFTMMEAYQAYGDYHSMMDLTEAILCGAIDAVDGNYARTIHVGSEGEIAPVTVDFTPPWPRRTYHELVREHAGVDPTDPVAVKAKAESLGLQTAGKDPVVILGELFEESVEDRLTGPVFVIDYPAPLCPLTKRKAGHPEVAERFELFVLGMELANAYTELNDPNLQEQLFRQQLAGLPEDESMAKMDDDFIKALKHAMPPAGGLGIGIDRLCMLLLDRPSIRDVILFPLLRPQGQGSGGG
- a CDS encoding VOC family protein — protein: MTLFMTEIHVADPDRAARWYSRTLGLRVTHRDDLKGFVLVEATGGGRIALTRGEPIRGCRLVFRVDDVGAERDRLRVLGVEVTEVAHNAEEHYREVRLSDPDGTPITLFAWANR
- a CDS encoding DUF1569 domain-containing protein — protein: MGRRSLDFRDADAVIAEIRRLQGGGYTMLGKWTLTQMCEHLTSTFRVGLDGVDRRLPWLFRKLVGEPMARHVTRTRRMISGVPAPREVVPTAPGGPDDPALIDACIATIERARDATSLPRPHPMADLTVAQWKELNWVHCAHHLGFLVPRDGLAAPAGAAATGQSA
- the larA gene encoding nickel-dependent lactate racemase, with product MRVTLDYGRTGLEVELPDDRVIGPLEIRDVAPLDDPDAAVVAGLEAPIGSPPLREIARGRKTACILICDITRPVPNETILRPTLEVLHEAGIAREDVLILVATGLHRPSTQAERVEMLGERIAREYRVEDHRGTVLEEHTFLGTTPRGVPAWIDSRYVDADLKIATGLIEPHLMAGYSGGRKLICPGIAAIETVKIWHGPGFLEHPKADCGFLEGNPVHEENTRIARMAGCDFIVNVTLDKQRRITSVVAGDMEQAFLEGVRFIEHVVKSPVREAVDVVVTSSAGYPLDTTFYQAVKGMTGCLPIVKQGGTIIIAAGLSEGIGSPEFQSLFRENPSLEVFMERILGKDYFVLDQWQLEELAKVRRKARVKVVSDGLPADTLSGLFVEPADTVESALAASLAEYGPDARVAVIPKGPYVLPTIEG